The stretch of DNA caattGAAATGAAATTCAGATGGTAAAGCAATTAAATTTGCACGCTTTCAATATATACTAGcctaaaataatatgaaattaatgcAACACGTAGTTCTGAAAGTATCAATAATTCCTATAACTGGAGCTTGTTTCTGAGGTAAcgtatatgtttattcatgtAAACAGCAGCAAGCTAGCAAGAGAAATAGAAACCATATTCTTCAAAACAACTCAGAAAAACTACAACAATACTattaagaaagaaacaaaccTCATAGACAAAATGATTAACAGATGAATTATCAGGTACTGAACCGCGGCCCTTGCATTGGATCTAAACCATAACCATGATCTTCAAATGTAAGAACAAGAAAAAGGAGCCACAGCTTTAAAGACATAATATTtacttaaaaagaaaatatggttGGTGAGAAGGTTGTCCACAACAAACCTTAACATGCTTGATACCCTCTTTCTTTAGATCTGATACTGGATAGTATCGAGAAGTATTTGTTAAATCAATGACCAGACCAAGCTGCAAGCCAACACAACAAACTGTAAAAAAAGCAGTCAAATGAAGCAAGCCAAGGGCGGGTACAAAATAAATTGTGGTACTTATGACAAGTAGCAACATGCAATTCTTTAAAAAACTAGTTTGTGgcattctttttcttctttcattcttATTCAAGAATCTATAATTCCTTTCATTTTGGTCACTCTTGTGCTAAAACTTAtatggaaaagaaaagaaaacaaactCTACTTACTTTTCTCCCTAAAACTCTCTGTTGATGTATCACTTGTTTAAATGAGTATCTTTTACCAGGAAAAATGTAGTCATTGAAGGATTCACCCAGTGGAACCTTGGAAGGTATCATGCCAAAAATTTCTTGGCCAGACGAAGGGCAATCCAACCAACCTGCATGTAAataatataatgaaaaattattttttactagcATTGACAACAATCATAATCTGTcacattaaaataaatcataaatatatcaattgtCTTAAGGAGAATATAACATAGCTATCCATCATCATTTTATGTATTTGATTGGATTACTCACTCAATGTCCACTCATAGCCCCAAAAGAACTCAAACTGGTTATAACTTTTACAAAATAACAAGCCAAATTTATTCACCCaaacaaattgtaaaataaattaagcaAGTAGCATTAACGAACATTTAATAAAATCCCAAAGAAACGTCCAACATAAGTATATAAATGGAACTGTATAAGGAGCAAACTCATTTACAACTTATATAAAGAACagtattatttgaaaataataaatttgaaaataacaaaatatgaatgatACAATTACCACCAGTAAGGCAGCGATTCTTACCCGGAGGAAGCTTACTTCTATCATATGATTTAAGGATCTTATTGTGGAAAAAATGATCACATCCAGGTGGCTGTGATACTTGCATGGGCCTGTCATCTGAACGTTCTCTTTTCAACCGTCTCTTTCTTTCTTCACGTTCCTAAAACAAAGCAGGAGTTTAGCAATTGAGTTAATGAAGAGACTTTTAAAAGTACAATACATTTGATTGCTAATGGAGAATTAACATAGCAAAGATTCAATTTAAGGATTGAACTTTTTTTCTATATCTCCATGTTCTCTATAAATGAACTTCGCTGTATATGGAAGTGGAAATAAAGGGGAAGACACAAAGAGGGAGTGGGGAAGAGACAGCAACAAAATACTCCCGATATTCAAAACTGGTGAACTTCTACAAATTCCTAGACCATTTGAATTTAAAAGTAGTATTTAAGCATTTTCCAAAGTCTCAACTCATAAATTTCTTGACTTAGATATAATGTATAGTTTGACTGACTTCGATTTATATTTCTctaaaataatcttttataaAACAAGCAAgacagttataaatatttaaagcaATTTCAACTATCTACTAATTCAAATAAAGTGAAAAACATTTTCAACTTCTATCAAAGATGTGCTCTCAAGTCTCATGCCAGCATCAAAATGGATTGCAGAACATGTACAAGTGCATGGATTGGAATGAATATACTAACTTCTTGGGAAAGAAAGGTTTAGAGACATTTACTAATGCTGCTGTAGAATCAGCATAGTTCCCTATTATGCAGATGATTTAATTTCTCACAAGTTTCCAGCAgctcttttaaaaattatatatcacataaattgatttttttcctGTGCCGCAGAATGGTTGCAtccaaatttagaaattttatgCAGTTTTACCAATATTAAAACTTGTTTAGAGCTttggagaaaaatatataattccTTATACAACAAAATACAGTCAAGCTAACCACAAAAAAACCCATCAAAATGAAAGTGGATTCCCAACTAAACCTCATGAAAATCCTAGAAGAAAAATAACTATGTATGAACCATACCGATAAATAAGAAACTACCATCACAGTATTCCAAGGCAACATGAATCAAATCCAACTTAGACCACCAACTATGACATtatcaaacaaaagaaaaaataatataagaatAGAGAGGAAAGGGTACCCGGCGTGCTATGTCAACTGCACTTTCTATATGCTCTTCTGGCGCGTTATACTCCTCCTTTGGCGCATTATACTCCTCTTTTGGCGCACTATACTCCTCTTTTGGTGCATTATACTCTTCTACCTGGCCTTCAAAAgcatcttcatcatcttccgGCACAGGAGAGGCATTCAAGTCCATAGAAAACGTCATTAAGCACCAAGAAGTAACATTCGCCCACAGTACACCGCAAATAACCCACAACTACCTACATATATTAGTACCTATAATACTTCTACCTGCACCATTCATATAGAAAACATATTAATAAGCCAGTATGCCACAgcaatatttgattaaaaaggAATCTACTCACTTATcgttcaaatttcaaacattacaATAGAGCAATTATTAAATGCTCCTAACTCCAATAAACCTACGGGGTTTTACATAAAGACCTATAACCGCAATCTAGGCCGCTACAGAACAGTTATTGGTGTTGCCAAAGAAGCAACACAACTGCGATTGAGGCTGCATTTGACCACAATTCTCTGCGATATCAAGAATCAAAACGCAGCCGACCACTATTTAAAACCCTTCCTAACACCCAATTTACCCCTACCCCAACAAAATTTCACGTTTCTCATCTTTTTCCCTCTTATATCTTCACAACTACTAGAACCAACTCACTTTCAgctcaaaattatcaaaattcaaGTCAACATTCACATCCTAAGTTCCAGAAACAGCAAAATTGAACCATGTCAAGAGCATAAAAAAGCACAAAAACCTACCTCAAACCACGCAAACAACAGCGAATTAGAAATCCTTTCTTGTGAAAACCGAAAGTAGCTTGATCACAATGAGAGTGAATTTGTTTGGAATTAGCATGAAGAAACAGCAAAAAGCCCTACTAGAATTGTAGCGTCCAAAGCTTCTCTCTCTCCACTGAGTGTTGGAGTGGAAGCTCCAAACCCTAGAGAGAGAAACAAGTAACTGGTTGTTCGTTGGATTAGAGAGAGAAAGTTTGTTCCGTTGCTGCTTTGAGAGAGAGACACGAAGCAGAGCTTGAACAAAACGAAAAGCAATTTCGAAATTTGcgtttttagaaagaaaaaaaaaaaacatatatataggGTCACGATCACAAGACTTTCATTAACATTACGTGTAAAATCATAATTAGCTCatgcatttaattttattttacaagatCAGTTCatgcatttaattttattttacaagatTAATTAGTTCATGCATCTTCACTAGTATATATTTGTCGGAAAAGGGAAAAACGTCGCTAATAGTAATAtgtaaactaattaatttattctgcactatattttttaaagatatataattatttggtaCAATCATCATTAGATAATGTCAAGCTATTTTGTGGGATTTtgcttgtttattttttaagataagtTATTATGCATTGATGTAAAGTGGGGTGGAAGTATCAATTAGTTTTTcatttatatgaaattttattagACGAATAtgtttcataaatatttttcactagatttcattaaatattttgattgatGAAATTTACTAATTTAAGACAATACAATTAAGTGATATAAATATGATGTGGTTTTATAATCAATATTTCTTAAACTTATATAGTATGAGTATTTATCACTAGATGATGTGATATTGTCCATGTAATTCAAGATTTTCATTCTTTTAGTGCTTTATGTCATATTTTCTTCTAGCCTAGATGATGTGACATGCCAAtattattttccttttcttgTATGTAGTTGATACATTAATTGTTGATAATCCTTTACATGGCGTAAGTGCACCaaaattcatattgaaaaatgaatttgacgTGAATGATCAGGGTGATGCTAAGAAGATTTTTGGGATAAATATTCATAACGATAGGAGTTTTAGAAAATTATGACTCTTAGAAAAGCTATGTTGAAAATGTGTTAGACATATTGAATATAAGTAATGCTAAGATTTTGAGTACtccattaacaaatcattttaaGCTCTGACATGGCATGCCACATACGATTTTGATGCCATGTGGCATTGAATTATCATGTTATAAGTGTCTCGTCGACATTCAATGTATAAGTGTCATGTGCCGtgaacaaaaaaaactaaacaaaataAGAGACAAAAAGTAAAAGACTATTAATTacaatgaaaaatgaaaagaaaaaataataatttctggtataaaaataatgagtttttatttgtctatattcattttttctatattaaaaattatctttaaattgttttctttatttttattatcaatactatTTACCAAATATTATCTCATCGTAAAACTCACATCTACATCTACGTGATTTCTCATATATACttcatcaataataaaattttagattgaATAAAATAGTGCATAATACCAAGTAATGCAGCACAATTAAATATTcctttttaacataaatatactTTGGATTAAATATTCCTTTTTAACATAAACTACCCTTTTTCTTTTGCCATGCTTGAActttttctttaagaaattGGACATATTTTAACTCATCAATTATCAGTTGTTCTCTGGAGGTTTTCCAGATTCATGACCTTTAGTTCCTCATGTCATGAATCTACATACAacgtataaaatattatagtgatCAATCTCAATACTTTGGTATATTGACCTAAATTGATTGAGACTTTGAATGGATGCCACTTAGAATACTTGTGTGTATGAGATTGTGAGACCACACCTAATAGGGATGTCTTAATCCCATAAGAGAGATTTGCTTTATTAAATGAGTACCTATGAAGGGAGATATGCTTTATTAAGTACACCCTCTCTATTCTTCCTgatttcaatattaaaaatataatgctATAATAAAGTTACAAAATTATTGATAGATGATATAATAAAGTTTAATAttactaattaaatattattattgaaaaaattataagtaaacaATGTGTACACATAAAATCACTTTGATACTAAAAAGTTGAGGTTCTCATTTGATGAAGATGTAATGtctctatttattttagatCTTAATGTGTACTTcatgtgttattttttaaaatttaatagagaTGCATTGTGAGTGTAAACTTATTTTACAATCAATAATAACTCGTCTTGTcgatcaaatatttaataactgtttttaatttaaaaattgtttaacataatatagtatattgaaatattataattaaacagtattataaaataactttgcATTGTCAATGCAAAGAGACGtctcaatatttttattaggtCCGATTTGAATCTAAAAATTGGGTccttaaaattacaaaattttaccattaaaattctaatatttgGTAGTGAATGGTGGCTTCTCGTTGGCTGTAGCCCCTATCACATACCCACAGTGGCAAATTGGATTTATTTTAGGCATAAGATGCAAATATGAATTTTAGAAtgttcaaaatagaaaattaatatactaatacaattttttaaaagttagagtatattataaataaaaaattgagacTATGTACCAATATTCTGATAATACATGTTGATAACCGACCATATCAGTGCATTACCtattaaacaataatatttaatagtCACATTTggggattttttttcttatatatcttgtttttttttttacactaaaataccTCACTCTCAATTTAATTTACATGATTGCCCTATTTTTTGGGTCTAGCAGGAAGTCGTTGGTTCAACGTGCGATAAGTTGaaggaaaaaatattttttacctaGTTGGATGTCGTTGGCCTAGGGGGCGACCTCGCACTaaggttttgattttttttattcgttttaaccattattatataaatttaatacattaaaaataataaaattaataaataataataataaataataataataaataataataataaataatacattaataaataataataataataataataataaatagtacattaataaataataataattaattattattattattattattaaaatgattaaaataaataatgataataataataataaataataataataactattacTATTATGATTAAAagtgattataattaaaaataattaaaattaaaaataattaaaattaaaaatagtaaaatatattataaattttaaataaaatacattaaaaatacaattggacaattatttatttaataaattaaaactaattataatatttaaaaaacaaaatactaataaataataataataataataataataataataataataataataataataataataataataataataatttgctaCTTACCAAATTTGCTACTTACTGAATTGTACAATTTGAGATTAATCAATTTGTGAGTAATCagtttgttaaaattaatttgatacttaCCAAATTTGCTACTTATCAAATTGGATAATTTAcgattaatcaatttgttacTTACCAAATTATACAGtagattaattttctcatttaatggttaaattaatgattaacacaaattgttaaaattaattttcttattaatttacaaattgatttaatatCAAGAAAATTGATTCgtgtgattaaaaaaaataataaaagtaaaagatgaacctaatctaattattttatatatagatatttttaaaatacatttggaagatgaatatatttaatttgattttatcttttgagataaattaataatacattAGTATACAATATATTACCTAATTTTATCtcaatatatcaaaaaaattgattcatgTGATTGGTAATGtggcaaaatatatatatcaaaattaatgcgGCTGAATAAATGTGGCAAAACAAACAATGTAATGcatattcaatttatcaatcacacaaatcaatttttttttatattaaatcaatttataaattaatgagaaaattaatcattttacgAAATCATATTTGATGAGAAAACTAACAATTTgtgattaatcattaattttaccattaaatgagaaaattaataaaaaaaaaactattcaattATACAATTTGGTAACAAGTTGATTAATCGCAAATTGTTCAATTTGATAAGTAGCAAATTTGGtaagtatcaaattaattttagcaaattgattaatcacaaattatataattttgtaagtagcaaattattattattattatttattagtattttgttttttaaaatattataattagttttaatttattaaataaacaattatccaattgtatttttaatgtattttctttgaaatttataatataatttactatttttaattttaattataataatttttaattataataataataactattacttattattattattattattattatttattaatgtattatttattatttattttaatcatttttaataataataataaattattattattattcattaatgtattatttattattattgttatttattaatttagttatttttaatgtattaaattcatataataatagttaaaaCGAGCACAcacaacaaaaatcaaaatttagtGCGAGGTCCCTCTAGGCCAGCGACCTCTGACTAGGTAAACAATATTTTTCTCTTGAATTGATCGCACTCTTGATCAACGACTTTCTACTAAATTGGCAAAATAGAACaattaagtaaattaaattGGGAGTGAAtagtttgatataaaaaaaaaacagaatatataaaaaaaatctcacatttgGAGAATAACTTTATTTCTATTTATCATTTTCAAAGAATTCAATGTATCATTGATTATTGGTGGTCAATAATACCCTCACGAGTTTATcacataaagaaaataatataataaataattaaaaatattattaaaaataaaaataattatataatattaacaagatttatttattatcaactTGATCCTCGTGCCTTCTTTTTTTGACGCAAGTCATAAGTATTCCTTATTTTGTCTTATTCATTCCTCTCATTAAATAGAGATCTTGTTTCTAAATCATTGTCATCACACTCTCGGACgcattttatcaaacacttaCAACAGCATTCCGTCAAAAAAATGATCTTAGAAGACGAATCTCTGTTCAACTACGCTCTCATCACTCTCTACCTCATAGCTCCACCAACCTTCATCTCCCTCACATTCCTCCAAGCCCCTTATGGCAAACACCATAGACCAGGTTGGGGTCCAAATCTCCCACCATACCTCGCTTGGTTCCTAATGGAGAGTCCCACACTTTGGTTCACCCTTTATCTTTTTCCATTTGGTAACAACTCTTCCAATCCAAAATCAATTCTCTTGATTACTCCTTTTCTCGTTCATTACTTCAACCGCACTTGTGTTTATCCACTGAGATTGTTCTTCACAACAACGAAAAACACTTCTGGGTTCCCTTTTAGTATAGCCCTAATTGcttttttgttcaatttgttGAATTCTTATGTTCAAGCTAGATGGGTCTCTCACTACAAGAATTATGATGGTGATGGGTTGTGTTTTTGGTTGGTGTTTTTTTGTGGGGTTTTGGTGTTTTTTTGTGGGATGGGGATTAATGTTTGGTCTGATAAGGAATTGTTGAGGCTGAAAGCGAAAGGGAAAGGGTATGTTGTGCCTAAAGGAGGGTTGTTTGAAGTTGTGAGTTGTCCTAATTACTTTGGGGAAATTTTGGAGTGGTTTGGTTGGGCTTTGATGACTTGGTCTTGGGCTGGGTTGGGCTTTTTTGTTTACACTTTTGCTAATTTGGGGCCTAGGGCACGTGCTAATCATAAGTGGTATTTGGAGAAATTTGGAGAGGATTATCCTAAGAAAAGGACAGCTGTTATTCCTTACttgtattgatttttattttttgttatttatgaaTTGTTGTAATTGGGGTCTATAAGTGTATTGTGTAAGTTTTGAGGGATAGAAAATAATGAGGATGTGTGTCTGATGCATTGTAAGGAAACATCATTTATCTTGGATTGACACGGTTCAATGGAAGtctgtttatttttttcaaggTTGTTAAGTGCCAACTATTTTATGACACCACTTATTCAAAATACACCTTTTTGAAAGAGAAGAACTTGTTATCATAAATCAAACTTTAAGTATACTGATTATGAAACCTTGGTTAATTTTCAGGGTTACTTTGTTCTCCTCTCTTGGATGCCGGTTTATTTCAAAAGCGTAATTACTTTCTTCGTTTGTTCTTGttacttataataataaacaaCTTACCTACGTTACGTTGGTCTGAGTCGAACTCGACTTAGATCCCTGAATCAAAGTTTTAGGTTTGAGTTAAGTAGATGGAAAAGGTGTAGTTTGGATGAGAGACTCCACTAAATGTGGCGGCCAGGTTTTCTAATAAAGATTAGTAAACAGCGAAAGTAGTTGATACTTCACACCTATAATAAATAACGAAAGTAGTTGATACTTCACACCTATAATAAATAACGTTATGTTGTTATTTCATATATTGCTTAAAAAATATGGATACTAGAATGAGCTAGCTTATATGTACAATACACAAGTAAAGgtgtatatattatatattattgaagCTTGGAAAATTCAACATTGGACTATTGTTTATCTGTAAGTATATAATGTGAATTTGAAGCAGGCAGCATGGTTTAGTGCAGTTCCATGGGAAACAATGGCATTTTCAGGTTATCTAGCTGGTACTGCATCAGATTTCTTAATCAATGCAGGGTACCCTACAACATTTGTCCGTAAATTAATGCAGGTAACTCTTTCAGCCTCATCATGCATAAGATTGTACTTGTATCTCCATGAGTTAACATTGAAGTGTTGAACAAccaacacacaaaaaaaaaaaagtaacatttAAAGATTGTAAAAATTTGTATGTTTTCATTTTGAAGCAATCATAGACCTAAAAAATcatatgaaattcatattaacTAGTGGAGACTAAAATATATAACGCCTCCAGATACACGACTATAATATTATAGTCAGCCTTGTAACTGGAAGCGTTACATTTTTGACGTCAGAGCTTATATCATGTAACAACATGTTTACTATGTTGATTTTAGTAATGTATATATGTACAATTACAGACAATTGGATTTATTGGGCCAGCTGTGACCTTGCTATGCTTGAATTATGCAAATACACCAACAAATTGCTGCTACACTCTTGACTGCAGCTTTGAGTTTGAGCTCTTTCAGCCAAGCTGGATTTATGCTCAACATACAAGTAAGTCTACAACACACAAAAATCTGCATATACTCTAAAACTTTAACCATTATATTATATACTTAAGACATTTCATTGAacttacaaatataataatgaggCCTTAACCTCACAACACTTTTTACATTTTACAGTTTTTTTTCCCTTGTGTTTGGCTTTAATATCTCTCTCTATTCCATataatatgcatatttttttgttttagtttctATAACTTTCTTTCATTTCAGTTTTAGTCCCTTTAATATtgaaaaagttgttttgaaTCCTTATTGTTTATTTCCTATAAACATTTGTGCATGTTGGAATAAGTCGTGTAAAATGCGAACTTATTCATTATAGTCCTTAGAATATGAATTATGCAAATACACCAACAATTGCTGCTACACTCTTGACTGCAGCTTTGAGTTTGAGCTCTTTCAGCCAAGCTGGATTTATGCTCAACATACAAATAAGTCTACACCACACAAAAGTCTGCATATACTCTAAAACTTTAACCATTATATTATATACTTAAGACATTTCATTGAacttacaaatataataatgaggCCTTAACCTCACAACACTTTTTACATTTTACATGATCAAGACATTGCTCCTCAGTATGCAGGAATTCTACATGGTAAGAAGTTGGGCAAATTTGTTGGGAatgttctttttgtttttccCCTTGTGTTTAGCTTTAATATCTCTCTATTCCATataatatgcatatttttttgttatagttTCTATAATTTTCTTTCGTTTTAGTTTTAGTCCCTGTAATATTGAAAAAGTTGTTTCTAATCCTTATTGTTTATTTCCTATAAACATTTGTGCAAGTTGGAATCAGTCCCGTAAAATGCAAACTTATTCATTATTCCTTAGAATATGATATATAGAGAGACTAATTTCAATATTAACAAATACTACAAggattaaaatgaaaatgataaaGTGTATTATTATACGATTATTTGGACACAAATTTGGACACTAATAGtgtattattatacattttctattttttattactttttttctctttctttcaatCAAATCAACACTCATATTAAATGTACTTTATATGGTCTCTTTATACAAGTTTTAGTTTTTGTATCAAAATATCATTGCGCTAGAATTATCATCAACAACTTacatgattattaaaaaaaaacaatttacatGAAAAAATGTTAGTTTCTACAAGTATTGTAAATCCTATATGATATAATTAATGACTTACTGGCAACCTAAATTAGTTCTATATTAGTTCTATGTATATACTATTCTAGCCATGTGTGTCGCCTTAATGCACTAAATTGTTTTAAACAGTGTAGTGGTGACTAAATGTTATAGTAGAGTACAAACTGTTGAGATAAAattccaaattaatattttgatgataattaaacaaaaggttaattaagacttctaattatgattataagtgttttgatatttaacatgtgtatttgagtgtgttaaaacaagataggtatcaaacattacaaagttgattttattaaaatcaagaaagcaaaatcaGTAAAACGAATAACTTTCTCCATATTTGCCATAAACAagaattatcatatttttatgtaaaagattAGATCCAAGAAGTGTTATTTATTCTATATCTTCATCAGAAATATATaaggatcaatc from Cicer arietinum cultivar CDC Frontier isolate Library 1 chromosome 3, Cicar.CDCFrontier_v2.0, whole genome shotgun sequence encodes:
- the LOC101490577 gene encoding steroid 5-alpha-reductase DET2: MILEDESLFNYALITLYLIAPPTFISLTFLQAPYGKHHRPGWGPNLPPYLAWFLMESPTLWFTLYLFPFGNNSSNPKSILLITPFLVHYFNRTCVYPLRLFFTTTKNTSGFPFSIALIAFLFNLLNSYVQARWVSHYKNYDGDGLCFWLVFFCGVLVFFCGMGINVWSDKELLRLKAKGKGYVVPKGGLFEVVSCPNYFGEILEWFGWALMTWSWAGLGFFVYTFANLGPRARANHKWYLEKFGEDYPKKRTAVIPYLY
- the LOC113784370 gene encoding probable anion transporter 3, chloroplastic, producing MEGYFVLLSWMPVYFKSAAWFSAVPWETMAFSGYLAGTASDFLINAGYPTTFVRKLMQTIGFIGPAVTLLCLNYANTPTNCCYTLDCSFEFELFQPSWIYAQHTNIAPQYAGILHGKKLGKFVGNPQIPRAHSSVAAFAATNATGHVSPL